tgttgttgatgtggcTGCTGCTTAGAGTAATGTTTGTTGCTGCAAGTTGGCTTATTGTCTAATCcgttatattattattttattttatttatatacagtTGTGTTTCGATTTGTAACATTTTAGATTCCGTCTTTGACCAATTAAATCTTTCctccaaataaaatatttattttcttgctttcatgtttttaattttgacaGCTACTACTACTAAGTTCGTTTTAAGCATCAATTCGTTTATGCAAATAGAGAGAATATCATGTCATGtcttaaaaaacaaagttgctcagaaacaatctttttttggttttgattttcaagTTAGTagtaggaggaggaggagatctTTTAGGAATctattcctctgttttttttctttggttgagAAGGACCCAGAGaaactcttgttttgttttcagagaATCTCTGTTTGTGGTCTCTCTTTATGAAATCTTTATCTCTATCTTCTTTCagattctgcttcttctgtCTAGTTACTTAGTGGCCAAGATTCACTTATTTGACTCGGCAGGCAAAATCTACCGAATATCTTATCTTCTTGCAACTTGTTTATAGACTTAAAGCTGTGTacttactttgttttgttgcttcttcttatcctTTGTCTTGTTCTGTCTCTTGGTCGTGATATGAAttagttctttcttcttggttAAATTGCAGAACAAGTGAAAGAGCTTAATATCCACAAGactcttgtttctttcttaaatggcTAAAGTTTATTGGCCTTATTTCGATCCTGAATATGAGAACTTGAGCTCCAGAATCAATCCTCCAAGGTAAATCATTATTACATTTCACACTTGAAACCCATTGATGCTACTTCCAAGAAGCTCatactttttttctatgttgTTGCAGTGTTTCTATAGATAACACTAGCTGCAAAGAATGCACTCTTGTCAAGGTAagcatcttcttcctctgatttTAGTTGATTCGATGATTAAACTGAGATTTTGATGCATTTGTGACTGTTAATTATTAGGTGGACAGTATGAACAAACCTGGAATACTACTTGAAGTTGTGCAAGTCCTAACCGATCTCGATCTCACTATCACTAAAGCTTATATCTCTTCTGATGGTGGATGGTTCATGGACGGTACTAATTttgcatatatgtatatacattcATAACTTATTATTTCATTACAATGAAGCATCTCACTGATTCTATTTTCACATCTTTTTAGTATTCCATGTCACCGATCAACAAGGAAACAAGGTTACTGATAGCAAAACCATCGATTACATCGAGAAGGTATATTCATATAAGCAGTAGTTTGTATAATATATGCAATTGGTTTGTTATGACATTATatgtgattctttttttttcttttttcttttaaaaggtGTTAGGACCAAAGGGTCATGCTTCGGCTTCACAAAACACTTGGCCTGGTAAAAGAGTCGGTGTCCATTCATTAGGCGACCACACATCGATAGAGATTATTGCTCGTGATCGTCCTGGTCTCTTGTCGGAGGTTTCAGCCGTACTAGCAGACCTCAACATTAATGTGGTGGCAGCTGAAGCATGGACTCACAACCGTAGGATTGCGTGTGTCCTCTATGTGAATGACAATGCAACTTCTAGAGCCGTTGATGATCCAGAAAGATTGTCTTCCATGGAAGAACAGCTTAACAATGTGCTGCGTGGGTGCGAAGAACAAGATGAGAAATTTGCTCGGACGAGTCTCTCCATTGGGTCGACTCACGTTGATCGAAGGCTTCATCAGATGTTTTTCGCTGATAGAGACTACGAAGCAGTGACTAAGCTTGATGATTCTGCTTCTTGCGGATTCGAGCCCAAAATCACGGTTGAGCATTGTGAAGAGAAAGGTTACTCCGTGATAAACGTGAGCTGCGAGGATCGACCAAAGCTCATGTTTGACATTGTATGCACGCTTACGGATATGCAATACATTGTGTTTCACGCCACGATTTCATCAAGCGGCTCTCATGCTTCTCAGGAGTATTTCATCAGACACAAAGACGGTTGCACTCTTGACAcagaaggagagaaagagagagttgtCAAATGTCTGGAAGCTGCAATCCATAGACGAGTCAGCGAGGTAAGTAAACACATTTTGTTGGTGTATGTTTCTTGCGTTAGAAGCAACAATACCTTAAGTTATTGTCTGAAATTTGATTATAGGGTTGGAGTTTGGAGCTCTGCGCAAAGGACAGAGTTGGATTACTGTCGGAAGTGACAAGGATTCTGAGAGAGCACGGGCTATCAGTGTCGAGAGCTGGTGTGACAACAGTAGGAGAACAAGCCGTCAACGTTTTCTATGTGAAAGATGCTTCAGGGAATCCAGTGGATGTGAAGACGATTGAGGCGTTACGCGGAGAGATTGGACACAGTATGATGATTGACTTCAAGAATAAAGTTCCGAGCAgaaaatggaaagaagaaggtcAAGCCGGAACAGGAGGAGGATGGGCCAAAACCAGTTTCTTCTTTGGGAATTTGCTGGAGAAGTTACTGCCTTGAGAGAAAAGGTAACTATGTGTGGATAAAACGTACTGTAAAATGTGTATTATGTATGATCTAGAGGGCCTTAGTGTGATGTATGACTTGGTCAGGGATTTTGGTGGTTTGCCCGAAGtcaaaccgaaccaaaactGGTTTTCGGTTACTTTAGACTTTAGTCATAGTAAAATGAACATGTCTATAAATGAATAATATGCAACTCTTCCAATTGGTAGGCTTGCTTTTGTCTATGTAATATCAATCCTTCTTGTTATGTATTTATCTTTGGCCAAATGTGATATTTTCTGTAGttttaatctcttcttttccttctattTTGTAACTTCTTCGAATCTTTAATGTCAATATCATTGCAGTGAGAAAAATGGATTATATAATTCAGTGAGTATACAGAATATACACTTATAAATAGTACACAAGCCTAAAAAGTGATAAATGGGTGCATCTGCGGGTACTTTTGTTACAGtcgaaactgaaaaaaaaactaagtcAACCGCTTGATGTTTCCATATCCTAGCGAATAATATTCTTTCTTCCATAACTTTCATGTAAGCAAAGTACTTAAGAGTATAAACTAAGTTtaaaaacattgtttaaacgagaaaaaataagaatttataTTACGCATGTATAACTTAGAACACTTCTTAGGGTTTGGATGTTATGTCcaattagtttacacaaaattaaaaaaataacacttATAAAAATGTGAGAATTTAATATgtgcaaaatatattgaacCTATGACACTGCTTAAAGACCTCATATTATGTACAGGATGTTGTGTCcaattattttacatatattaaactttaacctttaaaaacaaaaatattatgtgtatttaaaaagttaaaacattttttctaaaatattacataaaaagtaaaataaaattcttaaattttaaatagtggtgtaaaaatcaaaattaaaatattttttatattaaaatgttaGAATTTAATATGTGTAAGATATATTGAACCTAGGACACCGCTAAAGGACCTCATACTATGGACGAGATGTTGTGTCCAATCATTttacacatattaaaaattaacattttttcttaaaaatattatatatatttaatataattttttatctaaaaatattaaaaattaactttaaacaaaaacttgaataaaaattgcaaaaaaactttaaatatccGTAGGAAAAAACTccattaattaaaattataaaatatatgaatttaagtaaacaagaaaatgggCTGAGAATTAACCTTAAGCCTTGAGCCGTTCTCTGCCCCGTTAGTCGACGAAGAAACTCGATGAGTATTGgatcttcttcaacctcacAGTAAAGCCCATTGACAAGGCCCATTAATGCGAGTCGTCAGCCGTTCTCTGCTCCCGTTTGTCGACGAAGAAACTCGATGAGTTTTTTCTGCATCTTCTACATCGTCAACTGATGCTCGTCCGTCGCTTTCACGGTCCCTCTCTCAATCGTAACGAATTACCAATAACAAGGTGAAATTAATTCAAAGATCCGACCTAAAAATCGTTCTCGATTAActggagaaagaagatggaaaTCAAATTACGAAACTTTATCGTTTTCTCCGATCAAATCTTACGGATACGAGAATGAATTTATTGAAGAGATCATCGACTTACCTCAATATCGGAAAGGACCATCGGCGATCCTCTCTATAAGAACATAGAATTTGgaaaagttagggttttttctGTTTGGAAGAAGGAGGAGCGTGGAGATTTTTTGATTTCTCATGAAAGAAGAGATGCGTGAGACAGATTATGGAGATCAATCACGAAATCAGATGCTTTCCTCCGATCAAATCTAACGAATAGATATTGAGATGAAGAATGAAGTTATTGAGATCATCGGCTTACTTCAATATCAAAGGGACCATCGGCGATCCTCActataaaaacagagaacttgAAAAAgataggattttttttttttccgtgtggaagaagaagaaggagcgTACagaagtttttgatttctcatGAAAGAAGAGATAACCGTCATCTGTAGCAACCTAGACAgtatttataagcaaaaagtatacacaaaaaacaaaaaggaaactttcgactgatttccttttttttctttctactaGGTTTACGTTGTTTCCTTTTATTCAATTATGCTGTTaaacggtaaaaaaaaaggtctaATAACGGTCATATTTCTCCTACTGCGTAATAATTTATCAAGGTAAAAAGTAATTTACTTGAGTGACTAAACCATTTTATGTATCatacaaaacttttgaaacAGAGGATATTCTCCAATGGCGAGGACAGAGCTCAAAGTTGAACCACGTGCCACTATTGCATCTAACTTTTATTTCGTTAGCCTTTTGATTCCATTCCCCTCTAaagttctttcattttttgcaACGCTGCTTTCTCAACTGAGTAACGAGTTTCACATTAATGTTTTGATGCGATGATCAAGACTGTGGAAGAATGCTTCATTAGAATCCCTAATCTCTTACCTGTTAGGCCACTAGTGTTCAAAAACCGCCTTCAGGTACAGGAAGCTACCCCCAGCTCGGCTCCTGAACCCGATACTCGGTTTATTCTCGACCACAGAGTTCTGACTTGCTGAAGAACCATCAGTTTCAATCCCTAGTGACACGGCCAGAAGACTGGCTGCTACAGATATAGCTGATCCATTCTTTGACCCAGACGGATTTGCTcataaaaacatatgaattcACTGATATGAAAAGCTGACTCAAGTATATGTGAGTAGGAAGAAACACGTGCTAAATGAGGAAGAGCACGTGAAGACTAATCTAGATGCATTTGTCTATAAATAGTGAACGTAGACGTGTAATtagcttgttgttgttaagTGACATATGTGTCATTAAGAGAATGATATATTCAGTGATGTGCTGAGTAGTTCTCATCTGTAACAGAAACATAGTATCATTGTtgagaaataaatattagaCTTTCCATTTCTCAACATTAACAAAATGGTGCGGTGAACTACACTAGAGTTTGCAAGCTGATATAACTCATTGTACTCTTTGCATTCGATTAATATACAACAGAAAAGTTCATTGACTAACGATCCATGGTCCAAAATTTCACCAGTCAAAGAGTTTTGGGCCTTTAATCAAATTGGTGCATTGACTTGGGCATGAGAATGGGTCCATTGACTTAGCACAAGcagtatataataatatgcAACATATATAATCCAGTGAATAGGTTATGGGTGGGTGATCATTGTGTTTCTCTGTAGTTTAATTAAGTATTAAAcgtaattatttttatttatgaaatacTAAGTTTCTCCTATTAAAATAAGGTTGAGTATATGCCCTTGAATTTGGGGAGGGCTAATGCAAAGTAGATATGTGACAAAGTGGAAAAGCAATTAAAAGAAAACGGCATAGAGTGCGGCCTCGGGTAAGGCTAACAGCTAGCTTTCTCTACATATGCACGACactaagaaaaaagtaaacgGCTTGATGTTTCCATCTCTTATCGAACAATATTGTTTAAAGAATACAGCTTGTGTATTGactttcaaatcttttatatattccGTGAGGATGCAAAGAAAA
This sequence is a window from Arabidopsis thaliana chromosome 1 sequence. Protein-coding genes within it:
- a CDS encoding uncharacterized protein (unknown protein; Has 30201 Blast hits to 17322 proteins in 780 species: Archae - 12; Bacteria - 1396; Metazoa - 17338; Fungi - 3422; Plants - 5037; Viruses - 0; Other Eukaryotes - 2996 (source: NCBI BLink).), producing the protein MIKTVEECFIRIPNLLPVRPLVFKNRLQVQEATPSSAPEPDTRFILDHRVLTC
- the ACR3 gene encoding ACT domain repeat 3 (ACT domain repeat 3 (ACR3); FUNCTIONS IN: amino acid binding; INVOLVED IN: nitrogen compound metabolic process, metabolic process; LOCATED IN: cytosol; EXPRESSED IN: 22 plant structures; EXPRESSED DURING: 13 growth stages; CONTAINS InterPro DOMAIN/s: Protein-PII uridylyltransferase (InterPro:IPR010043), Amino acid-binding ACT (InterPro:IPR002912); BEST Arabidopsis thaliana protein match is: ACT domain repeat 4 (TAIR:AT1G69040.2); Has 35333 Blast hits to 34131 proteins in 2444 species: Archae - 798; Bacteria - 22429; Metazoa - 974; Fungi - 991; Plants - 531; Viruses - 0; Other Eukaryotes - 9610 (source: NCBI BLink).) produces the protein MAKVYWPYFDPEYENLSSRINPPSVSIDNTSCKECTLVKVDSMNKPGILLEVVQVLTDLDLTITKAYISSDGGWFMDVFHVTDQQGNKVTDSKTIDYIEKVLGPKGHASASQNTWPGKRVGVHSLGDHTSIEIIARDRPGLLSEVSAVLADLNINVVAAEAWTHNRRIACVLYVNDNATSRAVDDPERLSSMEEQLNNVLRGCEEQDEKFARTSLSIGSTHVDRRLHQMFFADRDYEAVTKLDDSASCGFEPKITVEHCEEKGYSVINVSCEDRPKLMFDIVCTLTDMQYIVFHATISSSGSHASQEYFIRHKDGCTLDTEGEKERVVKCLEAAIHRRVSEGWSLELCAKDRVGLLSEVTRILREHGLSVSRAGVTTVGEQAVNVFYVKDASGNPVDVKTIEALRGEIGHSMMIDFKNKVPSRKWKEEGQAGTGGGWAKTSFFFGNLLEKLLP